In Solidesulfovibrio sp., the following proteins share a genomic window:
- a CDS encoding PAS domain S-box protein: MNEDVNSRETLLQERDALRRELAARDSLDRLTAEALGRIKAETATPELLREIVTLLARGTGFDAVGLRLREGDDFPYFQTKGLSEEFVRLENSLCPKGGHGQPEPDANGQLPLECACGMVILGRIDRSEPFFTEYGSLWTNSNTELLRVRPELRDHIRGNCLAAGYESSALIPLRCDTTTHGLLQFEDKRPGMFTPQLVRGLELIARHLALALSQRQGIEELRAAGRTLTHRVSEGTRALGESEERFRTMADAIPQLAWIARADGHIFWYNERWYAYTGTTPEQMEGWGWQRVHDPAVLPAVRERWRTSIATGRPFDMVFPLRGADGRFRPFLTRVNPLRDADGRVSRWFGTNTDISEQKALEAELRQREEQLRLFIAHAPAAIAMFDRDMRYVSVSQRWLSDYGLAGRNLLGRSHYDIFPEIDERWKGIHRRCLAGALERAEEDPVKRQDGSTQWLRWEVRPWYTAEQAVGGIVVFSEDITERKLAQQALREREIQFQKVFQASPAPMAIVSFDESRFVSANDAYLRLTGYAPDELIGKTTLELGIWDDADTRRRIRERFAAGEQVVDAEIRLRTKDGSMKSVLLSIEPLEIGNRPHVLAVTKDITERKLAEERLRLSRDELEALVRERTRELEARNAELANLSAITSHDLQEPLRKVQVFGERLRTEYAAALGETGRDYLRRMEKAATRMRSLIGALFDYSQIATNPQAFAMADMGAIARQAALDFERTLAATGGRIEIDDLPWAEVDSRLLHELFHHLFSNALKYRAEPPPLVRVRGEIVSEGGHPAARVSIQDNGIGFDPRYKDKIFQPFQRLHGHTAYEGIGIGLAIVRRIVEGHQGTVTVESAPEAGARFVVTLPVSQRA; encoded by the coding sequence ATGAACGAGGACGTCAACAGCCGCGAAACGCTCTTGCAGGAGCGCGACGCCTTGCGCCGGGAACTGGCCGCGCGCGACAGCCTCGACAGGCTGACCGCCGAGGCCCTTGGCCGCATCAAGGCGGAAACGGCCACACCCGAGCTTTTGCGCGAGATCGTGACCCTCCTCGCCCGGGGGACGGGGTTCGACGCGGTGGGACTGCGGCTGCGGGAAGGGGACGATTTCCCCTACTTCCAGACCAAGGGCCTGTCCGAGGAGTTCGTCCGGCTGGAAAACAGCCTGTGCCCCAAGGGCGGCCACGGCCAGCCCGAGCCCGACGCCAACGGGCAGCTCCCGCTCGAATGCGCCTGCGGCATGGTCATCTTGGGCCGCATCGATCGAAGCGAGCCCTTTTTCACCGAATACGGCAGCTTGTGGACCAACAGCAACACCGAACTGCTGCGGGTCCGCCCGGAACTGCGCGACCATATCCGGGGCAATTGCCTGGCCGCGGGCTACGAGTCCTCGGCGCTCATCCCGCTGCGTTGCGACACGACGACCCACGGCCTGCTCCAGTTCGAGGACAAGCGCCCGGGCATGTTCACCCCGCAACTGGTGCGCGGCCTGGAGCTGATCGCCCGCCATCTGGCCCTGGCCCTCTCCCAGCGCCAGGGCATCGAGGAACTGCGGGCCGCCGGCCGGACGCTCACCCACCGGGTGTCCGAAGGCACCAGGGCCCTCGGCGAAAGCGAGGAGCGCTTCCGGACGATGGCCGACGCCATTCCCCAACTCGCCTGGATCGCCCGGGCCGACGGCCATATCTTCTGGTACAACGAGCGCTGGTACGCCTACACGGGCACCACCCCCGAGCAGATGGAAGGCTGGGGCTGGCAGCGGGTGCACGACCCGGCCGTGCTCCCGGCCGTACGGGAACGATGGCGGACCTCCATCGCCACGGGCCGGCCCTTTGACATGGTATTCCCCCTGCGCGGCGCCGACGGCCGATTCCGCCCCTTCCTGACCCGGGTGAACCCCCTGCGCGACGCCGACGGCCGGGTGTCCCGGTGGTTCGGCACCAACACGGACATTTCGGAGCAAAAGGCCCTGGAAGCGGAACTGCGCCAGCGCGAGGAACAACTGCGCCTGTTCATCGCCCACGCCCCGGCGGCCATCGCCATGTTCGACCGGGACATGCGCTACGTCTCCGTCAGCCAGCGCTGGCTTTCCGACTATGGCCTGGCCGGGCGGAACCTGCTTGGCCGCAGCCATTACGACATTTTCCCCGAAATCGACGAACGCTGGAAGGGCATCCACCGCCGCTGCCTGGCCGGGGCCCTGGAGCGGGCCGAGGAGGATCCCGTCAAGCGCCAGGACGGCTCCACCCAATGGCTGCGCTGGGAAGTCCGGCCCTGGTACACCGCCGAACAGGCCGTGGGCGGGATCGTGGTCTTTAGCGAGGACATCACCGAACGCAAGCTGGCGCAGCAGGCGCTGCGGGAGCGTGAAATCCAATTCCAGAAGGTCTTCCAGGCCAGCCCGGCGCCCATGGCCATCGTCTCCTTCGACGAATCCCGCTTCGTGTCCGCCAATGACGCCTATCTGCGGCTTACGGGCTACGCCCCGGACGAACTCATCGGGAAGACGACGCTCGAACTCGGCATCTGGGACGATGCCGACACGCGCCGACGCATCCGCGAGCGGTTTGCCGCCGGAGAGCAGGTCGTCGATGCCGAAATCCGCCTGCGGACCAAGGACGGTTCGATGAAAAGCGTGCTGCTTTCCATCGAACCGCTGGAAATCGGGAACAGGCCCCATGTGCTCGCCGTGACCAAGGACATCACCGAGCGCAAGCTGGCCGAAGAGCGGTTGCGGCTTTCCCGCGACGAACTGGAAGCCCTGGTCCGGGAGCGCACCCGCGAACTCGAGGCCCGCAACGCGGAACTGGCGAACTTAAGCGCCATCACCTCCCACGACCTCCAGGAGCCCTTGCGCAAGGTGCAGGTCTTCGGCGAGCGGCTGCGCACGGAATACGCCGCCGCCCTGGGCGAAACCGGCCGGGACTACCTGCGCCGCATGGAAAAGGCCGCCACCCGGATGCGGTCGCTCATCGGCGCCCTGTTCGACTATTCCCAGATCGCCACGAACCCGCAGGCCTTCGCCATGGCCGACATGGGGGCGATCGCCCGCCAGGCGGCCCTCGATTTCGAGCGCACGCTGGCCGCGACCGGAGGCCGTATCGAAATCGACGACCTGCCGTGGGCGGAAGTCGACAGCCGCCTGCTGCACGAACTTTTCCACCACCTCTTTTCCAATGCCCTCAAGTACCGCGCCGAGCCACCGCCGCTGGTGCGCGTGCGCGGCGAGATCGTTTCCGAAGGCGGCCATCCGGCGGCCAGGGTTTCGATCCAGGACAACGGCATCGGTTTCGACCCGCGGTACAAGGACAAGATCTTCCAACCCTTCCAGCGCCTGCACGGCCATACGGCCTACGAAGGCATCGGTATCGGGCTGGCCATTGTCCGCCGGATCGTCGAAGGGCACCAGGGCACGGTCACGGTGGAAAGCGCGCCCGAAGCGGGCGCGCGCTTCGTCGTGACCCTGCCCGTTTCGCAGCGCGCGTGA
- a CDS encoding response regulator, producing the protein MPSTVKSAVILLADDDEDDVVLIRDSFQKAKLSNDLHVVEDGVELLDYLKRRGAHADPARSPRPDIILLDLNMPRMDGREALKEIKNDPQLKEIPVIILTTSQTHADILRSYQDGANCFITKPVTFQSMCEVVSTFGEYWFQIVRLPER; encoded by the coding sequence ATGCCGAGCACAGTCAAGTCCGCCGTGATCCTGTTGGCCGACGACGACGAGGATGACGTGGTCCTCATCCGGGATTCCTTCCAGAAAGCCAAGCTTTCCAATGATCTTCACGTGGTGGAAGACGGCGTGGAGCTTCTGGACTACCTCAAGCGCCGGGGCGCCCACGCCGACCCCGCGCGTTCCCCGCGTCCGGACATCATCCTGCTCGACCTCAACATGCCCCGCATGGACGGCCGCGAAGCCCTCAAGGAGATCAAGAACGACCCGCAACTCAAGGAAATCCCGGTCATCATCCTCACCACCTCCCAAACCCACGCGGACATCCTGCGCAGCTACCAGGACGGGGCCAACTGCTTCATCACCAAGCCCGTCACTTTCCAGAGCATGTGCGAGGTGGTGAGCACCTTCGGCGAATACTGGTTTCAGATCGTCCGCCTGCCCGAGCGTTGA
- a CDS encoding universal stress protein: MPSVNNILCAVDFSEGSARVAAYAAALAKATGAAICCVYVAPSLAEYVGFNVPQAALDTFVGDVVESAGTSMHDFIDEHFKGLPAKGQVLTGYPAEEILKAAEDCHADMIVMGTHGRTGIDRIIFGSVAEKVVKTAACPVLTVKPREAA; encoded by the coding sequence ATGCCCAGCGTCAACAACATCCTGTGCGCCGTGGACTTCTCCGAGGGCTCGGCCCGCGTGGCCGCCTATGCCGCCGCCCTGGCCAAGGCCACCGGCGCGGCCATCTGCTGCGTCTACGTGGCCCCGTCCCTGGCCGAATATGTAGGCTTCAACGTGCCGCAAGCGGCGCTCGACACCTTCGTCGGCGACGTGGTGGAGTCGGCCGGAACGTCCATGCACGACTTCATCGACGAGCATTTCAAGGGCCTGCCCGCCAAGGGGCAGGTCCTCACCGGCTACCCGGCCGAGGAGATCCTCAAGGCCGCCGAGGACTGCCATGCCGACATGATCGTCATGGGCACCCACGGCCGCACCGGCATCGACCGCATCATTTTCGGCTCCGTGGCCGAGAAGGTGGTCAAGACCGCCGCCTGCCCCGTGCTGACCGTCAAACCCCGCGAAGCCGCCTAG
- the hisC gene encoding histidinol-phosphate transaminase, whose amino-acid sequence MQPTDRIREDVRGFTPYAPGLSMEEIKERYGLSRVVKLASNENPLGASPLVKRVLGRKADMVFRYPRAGNPALTAALAAFHGVPQACVVAGNGSDEVIDLLVRLTCRPGRDNVVAFSPCFSIYVQQTKLCGVTLRQPSLGPDFAFDLPALAGACDDDTALVFLTNPDNPSGYAVPAEAVVALARSLPPRALLVVDEAYADFAEPAAEYSMLARFGECDNVVVLRTFSKLYGLAGLRLGFGVMPEWLADYMLRVRLPFSVNLLAEAAGLAALEDTAFVAASLETVHRGRARLAEGLAGLGCRVFPSQANFLMFEPPLAAAALFEALLRRGLIVRGLKSYGLPGMLRVSIGNDEENDLFLAAMKDICDHGV is encoded by the coding sequence ATGCAGCCGACCGACCGTATCCGGGAGGACGTACGGGGGTTCACCCCGTACGCTCCCGGGTTGTCCATGGAAGAGATCAAGGAACGCTACGGCCTGTCCCGGGTCGTCAAGCTGGCCAGCAACGAAAACCCGCTCGGGGCCTCGCCGCTGGTCAAGCGGGTGCTCGGGCGCAAGGCCGACATGGTCTTCCGCTATCCCCGGGCTGGCAACCCGGCCCTGACCGCCGCCCTGGCCGCCTTCCACGGCGTGCCCCAGGCCTGCGTCGTGGCCGGCAACGGCTCCGACGAGGTCATCGACCTGCTCGTGCGCCTGACCTGCCGGCCGGGCCGGGACAACGTGGTGGCCTTTTCCCCGTGCTTTTCCATCTACGTCCAGCAGACGAAGCTGTGCGGGGTGACGCTGCGCCAGCCGTCCCTGGGGCCGGATTTCGCCTTCGACCTGCCGGCGCTGGCCGGGGCCTGCGACGACGACACCGCCCTGGTCTTCCTCACCAACCCCGACAACCCCTCGGGCTACGCCGTGCCGGCCGAGGCGGTCGTCGCCCTGGCCCGGTCGCTGCCGCCGCGCGCCCTGCTGGTCGTGGACGAGGCCTACGCGGACTTCGCCGAGCCCGCGGCCGAGTATTCCATGCTGGCGCGCTTCGGGGAGTGCGACAACGTGGTGGTGCTGCGCACCTTTTCCAAGCTCTACGGCCTGGCCGGGCTGCGCCTGGGGTTTGGCGTCATGCCCGAGTGGCTGGCCGACTACATGCTGCGGGTACGCCTGCCGTTTAGCGTCAATCTCCTGGCCGAGGCCGCCGGCCTGGCCGCCCTGGAGGACACGGCGTTCGTCGCGGCCAGCCTCGAAACCGTGCACCGGGGCCGGGCCAGGCTGGCCGAGGGGCTGGCCGGCCTGGGCTGCCGGGTCTTCCCGTCCCAGGCCAATTTCCTCATGTTCGAGCCGCCCCTCGCTGCCGCCGCCCTTTTCGAGGCGCTGCTGCGCCGGGGGCTCATCGTCCGGGGGCTCAAAAGCTACGGCCTGCCGGGGATGCTGCGCGTGAGCATCGGCAACGACGAGGAAAACGACCTGTTTCTGGCCGCCATGAAGGACATCTGCGACCATGGCGTCTAA